Genomic window (Blattabacterium cuenoti):
TATCATAAATATTGGAATGTGGTTTGAAAGATTTGATATTATTGTTTTAAATCTAAGTCATGATTATCTTCCTTCTTCTTGGACTGGTTTTATCCCTTCATTTGTAGATGTTGGAATCTTTATAGGAACTATTGGCCTATTTTTAATCCTTTATTTATTATACATACGTGTTTTCCCTGTTATTTCACAATCAGAATTAAAAACAATCTTAAAACCTGATCATAATAAAAAAAATAATGAAGTGAAATGAAGATATATATACATGCATTATATAACAATGATAAGGCACTTATAAATAGTATAAAAATTATACAAGACCATAATTATAATATTCATGAAGTTTATTCTCCTTTTCCTATTCATAATTTAACTGAAGTATTAAAATTAAAAAAAACGAATTTATCTTTTTTATCTTTTATATATGGATTATTGGGTCTTTGTATTTCTTGTGTATTAACTTGGTATACTATGATTTGGGTTTGGCCTCAAAATATTGGAGGAAAACCCTCTTTTTCTTGGGTTAAAAACCTTCCTTCTTTCATTCCAGTTATATTTGAATTGTTAATTTTTTTTTCTGCACATTTTATGTGTATTACTTATCTCATTCAATGTAAATTATTTCCAGGACGTATCCAAAAAAATCCGGATCCAAGAACTACTGACAATATGTTTTTATTGGAAATTTATACTGAAACAAATACTAAAAAATTAGTGAATTTATTAAAAAAAAATGGAGCAATAGAGATTATGATAAAAACATGGTAAATAAAATTTACATATAATTATAAATTATAATATGACGAATAAATATTTTTACGAAAAAATTATTCTTTTCAATATAATTTTATTAGTATTTTTAGAATCTTGCTGGTTTGATAAAAGTAAACCTAATGTAGTATATATGCCTGATATGTATTATTCAGAAGCATATGAACCTTATTCAGATCCTTATTTTAATTACAATGATAAAAAAATTAAGAAAATTAAAATTCCTTTCTTTTTAAAAGAAAAAACTTCTTCCCTATCTCCAGTAAAAGGAACTATTTCTAAAAATGATTCATTTTACAATTTTATAGATATTCAAAATAAAGGATTTAATTTAGCAAAAAAAATAATTAAAAATCCACTATATAGCAATAATCATTATGAAAAAAATGAAATTACAATAAAAAAAGGAGAAAAACTATATAAAATAAATTGTTCTATATGTCACGGTAAAAATGGAGATGGACAAGGAGAGTTGGTAAAAAATGAAAAAATTTTGGGAATTCCTAATTACAAAGATAGAAATCTTACTATTGGAAGTATTTATTACGTCATTACATATGGAAAAAATAATATGAATTCTTATGCTTCTCAATTAAATGAAATAGATAGATGGAGAGTATCAGAATATGTTATGTTTTTAAAAAATAAATAAACATGTATAAGTTTTATAAAACAAAAATTATCATTTGTATTATAATAATCGTAGGTTTTATGTTTATTTTTTTAGATAAAATATTTTTCGATCAGGAACAAAATTTCACAGTTTTAACAAAAATAAAAGATCACCAACCTTGGACCGTGTTATATATTTCTATTTTTTATTTCACCTCTATATCTATAGGAGCGTTATTTTTTTTGGGAATACAAAATGTTTCAAAATCAGGTTGGTCTGTAATTATTCATCCTATTATGGAAGAAATTTCTTCCTTTATACCATATGGTGGGGGCATGATTCTTATTATTTTGTTATTAAATACAATGGATATTGTACATATATTTCATTGGATGGATGCCGATTTATATAATCCTATTTCTTTAAAATATGATGAAATTATTGCAAATAAAAGAATTTTTTTAAATATTCCATTTTTCTTAATAAGAAGTATTATTTATGTATTAGGATGTAGTTTTTTTTATTTAAATATTAAAAATATATCTTGTTCGTTATATATATCACATTCTTTAAATGATTATAAAAAATTATATTTTAGATCTATTATTTTTGTTATATTTTTCTCTATTATTTCTATATTTATGACATGGGACTGGATTATGTCTTTAAATCCACATTGGTTCAGTACTTTATTTAGTTGGTATGTTTTGAGTAGTTTTATTATAACAGGGATAAGTACAATCACAATAGTTTCTATTTATCTTCACAAAAATGGATACTTTCCTTTATTTAGTGAAAGTCATTTACATGATTTAAGTAAATATTTATTTTCTGGTAGTTTATTATGGACTTATCTTTGGTTCTCACAATTTTTACTTTATTGGTATGGAAATATTCCAGAAGAAATTACGTATTTTATAAAAAGAGAAGAAATCTATAATTCCATTCATTTTTGGATGCTTATTCCTAATTTTTTAATTCCTTTTTTTGGATTAATTAGTAGTAAAAGTAAATCAAATTATAAAATAGTATTTTCACTATCGTTAATATTACTTATTGGCCATTACATAGATATATACAATTTAATTGCTCCAGATATTCATGAGGGAATCAAATTTTGTGTATTCGAAATCATAGGTTCTTTATTAATAATAGGAGGGTTTTTTATTTATATTTTATTTTCCAACTTTAATAAAAGAAAATTAAATTCCTCTGAAGGAAATCCTTTTTTTCAGGAAAGTAAAAATTATAAGTATCCTCATATATAAATATTTCAATCAAAAAAATTTTTTATATAAGGAATAAAAAATGCTTAATTATTTTTTTTTGTGATAAAAATATCAATCATAATTACTATTTTTATCTTTTAAAAAATTCATGATAGATTTATTAGAGCCAAAAAGAGTTAATATATCTCCTTTTTTTAAAATAGTATCTCCTGTAACTAATCCTATTACTTTTCTTGTATAAGTCCCTTTGGAAGATATAGGGTTAATTATGTCTCGTATTATGGTAATTAAAGAAACAGAATATTTCTGTGTTAATTTTAAACTTTTAACAGATTTTCCATTAAAAGAGGATGGCGAAAAAACTTCTGCTATAGAATGCTTATTATCTACTCTAAAATAATCTAAAGCATAATTAAAAGATATTTGCTTAGTTAATCGAAATGCTGCATCTTGTTCTGGATGAATAATATCATTGATCCCCATAGCTTCTAATATTGTATCATGAATTTTGGATAAAGATCTACTTACAATTCTCAAATTTTTATATTTTTTTAGTATGGCTGTTGTTACTATTGATGCTCCTTCATTTTCTCCAATAGCTACAATTCCTAAATTTGCTTGTTGAATAGGCAGTACTTTATAAGCTGCTTCATTATTCGCATCCATGCATACTACATTTGCTATATGATCTTTTAATAAATCTACTTTTTCCATTTTATGATCTATACCAAATACTTCATGTCCATTATCTGTTAAATTGAGAGCTAAAGATCTTCCAAAATTTCCTAATCCAATAATTATAATTTTCATATTTTATATTTACTTATTAATTCATTTAATTAATAAGAATATTTTCTTTAGGAAATCTGTAATAATGATGAGAACCAATTTTATTTTTTCTTAATAAACCAATCATCACATTAAAAACTCCTATTCTTCCTAATAACATTAAAAATATTAAAACCAATTTACTTCCATTTGATAAATTAGAAGTAATACCTAAAGATAATCCTGCTGTAGAAAAAGCAGAAACAACTTCAAAGGAAATAGATAAAATATTTTCTCTTGGATCCAGAAAAATAATGATTAAAATACTTATATATATTACTATTATAGATAACATGATAATTGAAAAAGATAATCGAACAGATTCTGTAGATATCTCTCTTCTTTGTATTTCTAATCTATTTTTTCCTCTTGACAAAGAAAGAATATTCATTAACGCTAATGCGAAAGTACTTGTTTTTATCCCTCCACCAGTAGAAGCTGGAGAAGCCCCTATCCACATTAAAAAAATAGTTACTAAAATAGTAA
Coding sequences:
- a CDS encoding DUF3341 domain-containing protein, whose amino-acid sequence is MKIYIHALYNNDKALINSIKIIQDHNYNIHEVYSPFPIHNLTEVLKLKKTNLSFLSFIYGLLGLCISCVLTWYTMIWVWPQNIGGKPSFSWVKNLPSFIPVIFELLIFFSAHFMCITYLIQCKLFPGRIQKNPDPRTTDNMFLLEIYTETNTKKLVNLLKKNGAIEIMIKTW
- a CDS encoding c-type cytochrome, with the translated sequence MTNKYFYEKIILFNIILLVFLESCWFDKSKPNVVYMPDMYYSEAYEPYSDPYFNYNDKKIKKIKIPFFLKEKTSSLSPVKGTISKNDSFYNFIDIQNKGFNLAKKIIKNPLYSNNHYEKNEITIKKGEKLYKINCSICHGKNGDGQGELVKNEKILGIPNYKDRNLTIGSIYYVITYGKNNMNSYASQLNEIDRWRVSEYVMFLKNK
- a CDS encoding potassium channel family protein, which translates into the protein MKIIIIGLGNFGRSLALNLTDNGHEVFGIDHKMEKVDLLKDHIANVVCMDANNEAAYKVLPIQQANLGIVAIGENEGASIVTTAILKKYKNLRIVSRSLSKIHDTILEAMGINDIIHPEQDAAFRLTKQISFNYALDYFRVDNKHSIAEVFSPSSFNGKSVKSLKLTQKYSVSLITIIRDIINPISSKGTYTRKVIGLVTGDTILKKGDILTLFGSNKSIMNFLKDKNSNYD